From the Brevinematales bacterium genome, one window contains:
- a CDS encoding Smr/MutS family protein, with protein MGNKIDKKADAESIFIEYMKSNPPIPKDKQIPRGKKGISGSSRSIDLHGMNTDSALSAAETFINTVRASGEKKASIITGRGSHSPGIRSPLRDTIGDYLRNNAASLRIDIIEREGSFEIWIKN; from the coding sequence ATGGGAAATAAAATAGATAAAAAAGCGGATGCGGAAAGCATTTTTATCGAGTACATGAAAAGTAATCCGCCGATCCCGAAAGACAAGCAAATCCCGCGTGGCAAGAAAGGGATTTCCGGCTCTTCACGGTCAATAGACCTGCATGGGATGAATACCGATAGCGCATTATCCGCGGCGGAAACGTTTATCAATACGGTACGGGCGTCGGGCGAAAAGAAAGCGAGTATCATTACGGGAAGGGGAAGCCATTCGCCGGGTATCCGTTCCCCGTTAAGAGACACGATCGGCGACTATCTTCGAAATAACGCCGCATCGCTCAGAATTGACATTATCGAACGGGAGGGTTCGTTTGAGATATGGATAAAAAATTAG